The following proteins come from a genomic window of Opitutales bacterium:
- the dgt gene encoding dNTP triphosphohydrolase has product MPDTSHSRKSQRSGDPRTPFQIDRDRITFSYAFRRLQSKTQVFQSGDYDFYRTRLTHSIEVAKIGRSIVERMNYELAETSSGLGLIDVDLVEAACLAHDLGHPPFGHIGERTLNACMAPHGGFEGNAQTLRILTHLIFERPDRPVGMNPTRAFVDATLKYKTTFSSLVRTTEAGKATYPKNHFIYDEQESVLNWVQETGPGFEKSLECQIMDWADDTAYSLNDLSDGIQAGYLTSTRIHQWMEQQEDLDEADVQDLDKLRERINDGTYERRHAAKVGQFISALSLETDDLNDRSAWRLKVDGDIARQCSLYKRIAVDLIFRSPQIQQNEFRGRHLLIELFDAVMDAYLSETHDRLSILPSSWDLRIRQADSDTLRIRYICDALSALTDGEAIRLYQKLFRADYGSLSDLA; this is encoded by the coding sequence ATGCCTGATACATCTCATTCAAGGAAATCCCAACGCTCGGGAGATCCGAGAACTCCGTTCCAGATTGATCGAGACCGCATAACATTTTCCTACGCATTTCGTCGGCTACAATCAAAGACCCAGGTCTTTCAATCGGGAGACTATGACTTTTACCGCACGCGTCTCACTCACTCGATCGAAGTAGCAAAGATTGGCCGGTCGATTGTGGAACGCATGAATTATGAGCTGGCTGAAACATCTTCGGGTCTCGGCCTGATCGATGTCGATCTGGTTGAAGCTGCATGCCTAGCCCACGACCTGGGGCACCCGCCGTTTGGACATATTGGTGAACGCACACTTAACGCCTGCATGGCACCCCATGGCGGATTTGAGGGCAATGCTCAGACTCTACGCATTCTGACCCACTTAATTTTCGAGAGGCCAGATCGCCCTGTGGGCATGAACCCGACGCGCGCCTTTGTGGATGCGACATTAAAATATAAAACCACATTTTCCTCGCTAGTCCGCACCACAGAGGCGGGGAAAGCCACCTATCCCAAAAATCACTTTATCTATGACGAACAGGAATCGGTCCTAAATTGGGTGCAAGAGACAGGCCCAGGTTTCGAAAAATCCCTCGAATGCCAAATCATGGACTGGGCAGATGATACAGCCTACTCACTCAACGATCTGTCTGATGGCATCCAAGCAGGCTACCTCACGAGCACCCGCATCCATCAATGGATGGAGCAGCAAGAGGATCTCGATGAGGCAGATGTCCAGGATCTCGATAAGCTTCGAGAGCGCATTAACGACGGGACCTACGAACGCCGACATGCTGCCAAAGTGGGACAATTCATCTCCGCTCTAAGTCTCGAAACGGACGATTTGAACGATCGCTCAGCATGGCGTTTGAAAGTAGACGGTGACATTGCTCGCCAGTGCTCGCTCTACAAGCGCATCGCCGTGGATCTAATTTTTCGATCGCCTCAGATACAGCAGAATGAATTTCGCGGCCGGCATTTACTGATTGAGTTGTTTGATGCCGTCATGGATGCCTACTTATCTGAGACACATGACCGACTGAGCATCCTCCCCTCAAGTTGGGACCTACGCATCAGGCAAGCTGACTCCGACACTCTGCGCATCCGCTACATTTGCGACGCCTTATCAGCACTCACGGACGGAGAGGCCATTCGTCTTTATCAGAAATTATTCCGGGCAGACTACGGCTCCTTGAGCGACCTTGCCTAG
- a CDS encoding Hsp33 family molecular chaperone HslO → MSEQESIRVRNRFIRYRNVLLSEADFAPLFSEFDRHLRQYGQEIDASHREIFQSCLAAFTLHCASHPRNETLAWTLSFQDPLLNVFLGGDTQDGNVVGRVFIENVKVESYNSFYQELVVRGKPLHRSFVEFEGHDPLIAAETYYARSEQRPARFFQLSDSRFVMLGAHPDFEEDWFSALTHEDVEALEATETLVDIESRDYGWFCGCNDRRIFQVLENVVAHGMEELFQEDPSVTVQCPRCAAKYIVTREAMEAHMAEIEKASLKSPPSES, encoded by the coding sequence ATGAGTGAGCAGGAGAGCATTCGCGTAAGAAATCGGTTTATTCGCTACCGTAACGTCTTGTTATCTGAGGCGGATTTTGCGCCCTTGTTTTCTGAATTTGACAGACACCTGCGCCAATATGGTCAAGAAATAGACGCGTCGCACCGCGAGATTTTTCAAAGCTGCCTGGCTGCATTCACCTTACATTGTGCTTCGCACCCTCGGAATGAGACGCTCGCTTGGACACTTAGTTTTCAAGACCCATTGCTGAATGTATTCCTCGGAGGCGACACTCAAGATGGGAATGTCGTGGGTCGTGTATTCATTGAGAACGTAAAGGTGGAGTCATACAACAGTTTCTATCAAGAGCTCGTGGTTCGCGGAAAACCCCTGCACCGGAGTTTTGTGGAATTCGAAGGGCATGATCCATTGATTGCTGCAGAGACCTACTATGCACGCTCCGAACAGCGACCCGCGCGTTTTTTCCAATTGTCTGATAGTCGTTTTGTGATGTTGGGTGCACATCCAGATTTCGAAGAAGACTGGTTTAGTGCGCTCACTCACGAAGATGTCGAGGCATTGGAAGCCACCGAAACGCTCGTCGATATCGAGTCGCGTGACTATGGCTGGTTTTGCGGATGCAACGACCGTCGAATTTTCCAGGTTTTGGAAAACGTGGTCGCGCATGGTATGGAAGAGCTTTTCCAGGAAGATCCATCCGTAACGGTTCAATGTCCGCGTTGTGCGGCCAAGTATATTGTAACTCGTGAAGCCATGGAGGCTCACATGGCCGAAATTGAAAAGGCGTCATTAAAATCGCCGCCCTCGGAAAGCTAG